In Nitrospiraceae bacterium, the genomic window GAGGACAACAATTGAATGGATGGGTCTGAGCGTGCCTAGCGAATCGGATCGTGAACGGTCACGAGTTTCGTGCCGTCGGGAAAGGTTCCTTCGACCTGGAACTCGTGAATCATCTCCGGCACGCCCGGCATGACGTCTTTGCGTGACAGCAGCGTGGTCCCAAAGGTCATCAGATCGGCGACGGATTTACCGTCACGAATGCCTTCGAGAACAGCAGCGGTCAGGTAGGCGACTGCTTCAGGATGGTTGAGCTTGAGGCCCCGCTTCTTGCGGTCCGCAGCGAGCTGCCCTGCGGTGTAGATCAACAGCTTTTCCTGCTCTCTCGGAGTCAGATGCATGGGCTCTCCTCTCTTTGGCGGACTTCATGTCCGTCGTTCCTGACACAGGACAAACGGCGTGAGCGAGTTGCATTGAGTATCCTACGTGAGAAATCTATTGCAGGGAGGGAAATGCTAGTCTAGGATTTCGCCGCCTGTCAAGCAGCACTCCATAGTCGGGTGAAAGGAGGCCTCCGTGACTCATACGGAATTGATTGGCAGATTCCGGGATCACCCAACGCTGGGATTCGTCGACTGGGTTTTGCGCGGAATCGGTCAGGTAGTCTTCCAAAACAACCCCATTTCCGGCGCCGTGATTCTCGGCGCAATCTTCTACAACTCCTGGATCTACGGTACGGCCTGTCTGTTCGGAACCGTGATCAGTACGCTCACCGCTCTCCTGTTCAAAGCCGACAAAGGGATGATCAAGGATGGTCTGTTCGGGTTTAACGGCGCCTTGATCGCTATCGCCTTGGTCGCCTATACGAGCCCGAACTTTACCACCGGTAACATGCCCAATCTGCACCTGTGGCTCTACATCGTGCTCAGCGCAGCCTTTACTTCAGTGCTCATGCCGGCATTCGGCGCCTTGCTGGGGCCACACAAAGTTCCTGGCCTCACGATGCCGTTTGTCCTGGCCACCTGGTTCTTTCTCGGTGCATTGTTGCAGTTCTCTACCATCGATGTTTCCAATGCCTTGAAGCCAACGTCGCCGTCAGACTTTACTGGTCCGCGACCGGATTACACCTGGGTCACCTGGTTTTACGGAGTTACGATGGGCATCTCGGAGATCTTCTTTCAGGACAACTGGGTGACCGGGGTCATCATCCTGATCGGCATCGCCATCAATACCCGCATCGGCGCCCTGATGGCGCTCATGGGGTCCACGCTCGCGGTCGCTGCCGCGGTGTTGTACGGCGCGCATGACGAAGCGATCCGTGACGGGTTGTTCGGGTACAACGCTGCGCTGACCGCGATGGCGCTCGGCGGGCTTTTTTATGTGCTGAACGTCTCGGGCTTTCTCTATACGGTCATCGGCGTCTTGGTAACGGCAAGGGTGTGGGCTTCGCTTGGTGTTTTTCTGGAACCGTCCGGGATGCCGGTCTTAACGTCCGCCTTCGTATTTGTCACCTGGTTGATGCTCTTGGCAAAGAGCGGCTTCCCGTCGTTGATCCCTGTTGCGCCGGTTGAGGCTACGACGCCGGAAGACAATCTCAGGCGTTTCGGCAACCGTCAAAAAGCATAGATGGCTTCGAAGGAGAGTGTGGGCTGGTAGCTGGTTGGGCGCCCTCCGACCTGGAAGACATTCTGGTTGGATTTGTCATACCGATATTCCAAGCGGGTCGTGAGAGAGTTGAGCGGTTTATACTGCAGCGTAGAGGTGACCTCCCACAGCGTCTGTGCAATTGCGGGAGGAGAAGCAGAGGACGTAGCTCCAAAACACAAGTTGGCTCTTGGTTGATAGGCGGTCGTGCCCTGGCAGGCGGCGAAGCCTCCTGCATCTTCGAAGATTTCTCCTCGCAGACGGACACCCCACTGCTTCGTGAAATCATGAATCAAATAGGCGGCGACTCCGTCCCAGCGGGCGTTCTTCGCTGAACTGATCGTGCTGCTGTTCGCTTGGTTGGCGTAATAGGATTCTATGACCGCTGAAGTCTGGTCGCTGACCTGTAAGCTGAGGAAGCCCCCTGTAAGAAAAAGATTGCCGCCGGTCGTGCCGGTCGGTCCACTTCTCGGTCCCGCTAAGCCGTACCATGTCAGCTTGATCTTCTCGGACGGAGCCAGTGCGAGTGCGTATTCCACGAGAGGATCATGCTGTGTGTCCCCTCTAGCAGAGTTGATGAACTCGATCGCTCCCACCGAGAGCGACACCCACTTGTTGAATTCATAGGAGGCTCGAGCACCGCGAGTTGTGAATGGCTGACCTAATCCGAACAGCCAAGACCGCGAATAGTTTGGATTACGCGGGCTTTCGACGACTTCATAGCCCACGATGCTGTTGATCTGGCCCAGTTTCAGGTCGAGCCCGCTGCCCACGGGCGCTAAGTATTGGACGTAGTACTCCTGGAAGTCGGCCCAGGGACCGATGTTGTTGCCGCCGATGAAATCCGAATCACGGCCAGCATTGAATTTGACCTTGAACCCGATTCGATCAAACCAGGCATCACCGGCCATAGCGTCCCGTCCGACTACGAGTTGTCCCACATTGAAGCGGGACTGGTTGGAATTCACGTCGAAGATGCGGAGCTCGTTGATCCGGTTTGAGGGATTATTGAAGTTCTGGGTGTAGGAGGCGTCGAGGTAACCATAGATATGCAGCCTGAGATCTTCCGACAGCAGCCGTTTTTCAACTGCCTTCTCGCTAGCCCTCAACCTCAGGGCGATATGTTCCAATTCACGAGCAACCGGGCCAGGTTCTTCCTCTGCCCTGGTATCTCCGAGAAGAAACCACTCTATGGTGAGAATGAAACAGAGGAGAACGAGGCAGACACGAACTAGCCTGTAAGAACGCGACTGGTCATACGGCACAACCCTCTTCTTACTCCTTACTACCAAGGCAGACAAGAGGACTTCCTGCCAACTTCGAAGCCCAGCCAGCCTCTCTTCATACCGTCAGATGCTGCTTCACCATTTCCGCGCTCAACTCATCACTTTTGCCCTGCGCCACCACCGCCCCTTTGGCCATGACCACGTACTTCTCTGCCAGCCGAGCCGCAAAATGAAGCCCTTGCTCAACCAGCAGAATGGAGAACCGTCTGGAGTTCTTGAACCCATTGATCACGTCTTCGATCTGATCGATGATCGAGGGTTGAATCCCTTCGGTTGGCTCATCGAGCAACAGGATCTTTGGCTCGGACAGCAATGCGCGCCCGATCGCGAGTTGCTGCTGTTCGCCACCACTCAAGACTCCGCCAGGCCGATCGAGAATCTGTGTCAGCTTGGGGAAGAGCTGATAGACTTCTTCGAACGCGGCCTTCTCGGAGATGCCGGTGGAAGAATGAGCTCGGGCCCAATATCCCAGTTGGAGGTTTTCCCGAACGGTCAGATGTGGAATGATCTCCCGTCCCTGCGGAACATAGGCAAGCCCTCGTTTCACTCGTCGATTCGTAACTTCCTTCGTCATATCTGTTCCGCCGATTGTGATCTGCCCAGACCGCGTCGGCAGCAACCCCATGATGGCCTTCAGGGTCGTCGTTTTTCCGACCCCGTTCCGTCCCATCAGACAGGCAACCTGCCCAGGCTCGACAGTAAACGACACATCCCGAAGAATGTGGCTCTCGCCATAGTAGACGTTCAGTTTTTCGAGTTGAAGCATTGGGTTTAGCTTTCAGCTGTTAGCATTTAGCCATCAGCCTCAGAAGATCTTTCCCAACTCAGCTCTCAGCACTTCTTATGCGTGCGTGACTTTCTGCCTCCCCAGGTAAATTTCACGCACACGAGCGTCTGCTTGGACTTTTTCAACAGGCCCTTCACAGATCACCGTCCCTTCGTGAAGGACGGTTACCGTCCTGGCGATTTGTCGGACGAATTCCATGTCGTGCTCGATGACAACGATCGCATGTTTTTCCGCCAACGATTGGAGTAATCGCCCCGTCTGTTCAGTTTCTTTGTCCGTCATGCCCGCGACCGGTTCATCGACCAAGAGGAGCAAGGGATCTTGGAGGATTACCATCCCGATCTCAAGCCATTGTTTTTGACCGTGTGAGAGCGATTCGGCCCGTGTGTGTGCCTGATCCTTGAGTCCGATGGCTTCGAGGTTCTGGTCGATTCGTTCCCGCTCAGCCGTGGTGGATTTCCCCAGCAAGGTCGGGAAGACGCCTCGGCTCGAACGTTTTAGTGACAGATCGAGATTTTCCCAGACCGTGAGGTTTCCATAGATCGATGGTGCCTGGAACTTCCTCCCGATGCCGAGTTCCACGATCTCATCCTCTCGTTTCCCGATGAGATCGATATCCTTGCCGAAGATCACACGGCCGGCGGCCGGTATCGTCTTGCCGCAGACCACATCGAGCAGCGTCGTTTTGCCAGCCCCGTTCGGACCGATCACGACCCGCAATTCGTTGTAGTTGACGATGAAGTTAAGATTGTTGAGCGCCTTAAACCCGTCGTAGTCGACGATGACGCCTTCGAGATAAATAATGGACCCTCGTTCAGTCATGTCAGCGCTTCCCCTCCGACAGGGCCACTTTGCTCACACCTGTTTCCATTGGCCGCAAAAGACTTGTGCTTCTCCTGATCACGCCGACCAGCCCATCAGGGAATAACAGGACCACCAACACGAAGAGTCCGCCGAGGATGAACGGCCAGAGTTCCGGGAAGTAATTCGTGAGCACACTACGACCATAATTCACACTGACCGCTCCCAGCACCGCACCGGCCAGGCTGCCACGTCCACCGACCGCCACCCAAATCACCATTTCGAGCGAAGGCAGGACGCCGATTTGCGCCGGGGTGATGATCCCGACCTGAGGAACGTAGAGCATCCCGGCCAAGCCGGCCAATGCCGCCGCAACAACGAACACGAACAGTTTGTAATTTGCCGGAGTGTATCCCGAAAACACGACTCGCGGTTCGCTATCTCGAACAGCGATCAGGACCCGCCCCGCTCGGGATTTAATAATCCAGCGGCACAGGAGGTAGGACCCGCCCAGACACAAGACCGTCAACACATACAACGCCCGCTGAGTGCCGGGATCTGCGAGCCGAAACCCAAGCACCTGCTTAAAATCCGTCAATCCATTCGTCCCGCCAAGATTCGTTTCGTTCCGATTGAACACCAGCCATGCCACGAGGGCCAGGGCCTGTGTAATGATCGCGAAGTACACCCCTTTAATACGACTGCGGAAGGCCAGGAACCCAAAGACGAGTGCAAAAAGCGTCGGGATAAAGATCGCCCCCACCAAGGCCACAGGAAAACTGTAGAACGGCTTCCAGAACAGGGGCAATTGTTTAACCTGGTTCCACACCATGAAATCCGGCAAGTCACTGCCGTACACGCTTT contains:
- the urtE gene encoding urea ABC transporter ATP-binding subunit UrtE gives rise to the protein MLQLEKLNVYYGESHILRDVSFTVEPGQVACLMGRNGVGKTTTLKAIMGLLPTRSGQITIGGTDMTKEVTNRRVKRGLAYVPQGREIIPHLTVRENLQLGYWARAHSSTGISEKAAFEEVYQLFPKLTQILDRPGGVLSGGEQQQLAIGRALLSEPKILLLDEPTEGIQPSIIDQIEDVINGFKNSRRFSILLVEQGLHFAARLAEKYVVMAKGAVVAQGKSDELSAEMVKQHLTV
- the urtD gene encoding urea ABC transporter ATP-binding protein UrtD, whose amino-acid sequence is MTERGSIIYLEGVIVDYDGFKALNNLNFIVNYNELRVVIGPNGAGKTTLLDVVCGKTIPAAGRVIFGKDIDLIGKREDEIVELGIGRKFQAPSIYGNLTVWENLDLSLKRSSRGVFPTLLGKSTTAERERIDQNLEAIGLKDQAHTRAESLSHGQKQWLEIGMVILQDPLLLLVDEPVAGMTDKETEQTGRLLQSLAEKHAIVVIEHDMEFVRQIARTVTVLHEGTVICEGPVEKVQADARVREIYLGRQKVTHA
- the urtC gene encoding urea ABC transporter permease subunit UrtC, with protein sequence MPSLEPVAHDQPRAEGLAFWLLGFVLLVAMPLLNVLPPEDSWLHLSDFSLNRFGKFLAFAILALGLDLIWGYTGILSLGQGVFFGLGAYCMGMHLMLTIGKESVYGSDLPDFMVWNQVKQLPLFWKPFYSFPVALVGAIFIPTLFALVFGFLAFRSRIKGVYFAIITQALALVAWLVFNRNETNLGGTNGLTDFKQVLGFRLADPGTQRALYVLTVLCLGGSYLLCRWIIKSRAGRVLIAVRDSEPRVVFSGYTPANYKLFVFVVAAALAGLAGMLYVPQVGIITPAQIGVLPSLEMVIWVAVGGRGSLAGAVLGAVSVNYGRSVLTNYFPELWPFILGGLFVLVVLLFPDGLVGVIRRSTSLLRPMETGVSKVALSEGKR
- a CDS encoding outer membrane beta-barrel protein, whose amino-acid sequence is MPYDQSRSYRLVRVCLVLLCFILTIEWFLLGDTRAEEEPGPVARELEHIALRLRASEKAVEKRLLSEDLRLHIYGYLDASYTQNFNNPSNRINELRIFDVNSNQSRFNVGQLVVGRDAMAGDAWFDRIGFKVKFNAGRDSDFIGGNNIGPWADFQEYYVQYLAPVGSGLDLKLGQINSIVGYEVVESPRNPNYSRSWLFGLGQPFTTRGARASYEFNKWVSLSVGAIEFINSARGDTQHDPLVEYALALAPSEKIKLTWYGLAGPRSGPTGTTGGNLFLTGGFLSLQVSDQTSAVIESYYANQANSSTISSAKNARWDGVAAYLIHDFTKQWGVRLRGEIFEDAGGFAACQGTTAYQPRANLCFGATSSASPPAIAQTLWEVTSTLQYKPLNSLTTRLEYRYDKSNQNVFQVGGRPTSYQPTLSFEAIYAF
- a CDS encoding urease subunit gamma, coding for MHLTPREQEKLLIYTAGQLAADRKKRGLKLNHPEAVAYLTAAVLEGIRDGKSVADLMTFGTTLLSRKDVMPGVPEMIHEFQVEGTFPDGTKLVTVHDPIR
- a CDS encoding urea transporter, producing MTHTELIGRFRDHPTLGFVDWVLRGIGQVVFQNNPISGAVILGAIFYNSWIYGTACLFGTVISTLTALLFKADKGMIKDGLFGFNGALIAIALVAYTSPNFTTGNMPNLHLWLYIVLSAAFTSVLMPAFGALLGPHKVPGLTMPFVLATWFFLGALLQFSTIDVSNALKPTSPSDFTGPRPDYTWVTWFYGVTMGISEIFFQDNWVTGVIILIGIAINTRIGALMALMGSTLAVAAAVLYGAHDEAIRDGLFGYNAALTAMALGGLFYVLNVSGFLYTVIGVLVTARVWASLGVFLEPSGMPVLTSAFVFVTWLMLLAKSGFPSLIPVAPVEATTPEDNLRRFGNRQKA